The Tripterygium wilfordii isolate XIE 37 chromosome 5, ASM1340144v1, whole genome shotgun sequence genome window below encodes:
- the LOC119999067 gene encoding ribosome biogenesis protein NSA2 homolog gives MPQGDYIELHRKRHGYRLDHFERKRKKEAREVHKRSAMAQKALGIKGKMIAKKNYAEKALMKKTLAMHEESTSRRKVEDDVHEGAVPAYLLDRENTTRAKVLSNTVKQKRKEKAGKWEVPLPKVRPVAEDEMFKVIRTGKRKTKEWKRMVTKATFVGPGFTRKPPKYERFIRPSGLRFTKAHVTHPELKCTFNLEIIGVKKNPNGPMYTSLGVMTKGTIIEVNVSELGLVTPAGKVVWGKYAQVTNNPENDGCINAVLLV, from the exons CCGCAGGGAGATTACATAGAGCTTCACAGGAAGCGACATGGATATCGTCTCGATCACTTCGAGCGCAAGCGCAAGAAGGAGGCTCGTGAAGTTCACAAGCGCTCCGCGATGGCACAGAAG GCACTGGGTATAAAGGGGAAGATGATTGCAAAGAAAAACTACGCTGAGAAGGCCCTGATGAAGAAAAC ATTGGCTATGCACGAGGAATCAACATCTAGACGGAAGGTTGAAGATGATGTTCATGAAGGAGCTGTTCCAGCCTATCTACTTGATCGTGAGAACACAACACGTGCTAAG GTTCTTAGCAATACTGTGAAACAAAAGAGGAAGGAGAAAGCGGGGAAATGGGAGGTCCCTCTGCCCAAG GTCAGGCCTGTTGCAGAAGATGAAATGTTTAAAGTGATAAGAACTGGCAAACGCAAAA CAAAAGAATGGAAGAGGATGGTCACGAAGGCCACATTTGTTGGTCCGGGTTTCACAAGGAAGCCTCCCAAATATGAGCGATTCATCCGTCCTTCAGGGTTGCGATTTACTAAAGCTCATGTGACACACCCTGAACTGAAATGCACTTTCAATCTCGAGATCATTGGAGTGAAGAAGAATCCTAACGGTCCAATGTATACGTCTCTTGGTGTTATGACCAAAGGAACCATAATTGAG GTGAATGTCAGTGAACTGGGTCTGGTCACTCCTGCAGGGAAAGTTGTGTGGG GGAAGTATGCTCAAGTGACGAATAACCCCGAAAATGATGGTTGTATAAATGCAGTTCTGCTTGTGTAA